The genomic region GGATGGAAGCGTAACCGGCCTGGTCGCCAGTCACCTGAAGGCCACCCTCAAGCACCTTCTGTGCCTTGAGTATTCGACGGTGGCCATTCAGAACAAGGCGGTGGACGACTTCCTCGCGGGCCCCGAGCACATCTTCTCTATCCTCGAATCGGCGCTGCCCGACGTGCGCAAGATGCGCCAGGAATTCTCCGACGCGGTGGTGCTGCCGAGCGCGACCGTGCTGCCGACGCCGTCCGACAAGCGGTGGCGCAAGAAGGTGTCGATCCCCGACAGCCCGCTGGCAATATCGGTGCGGCTGGCCCGCGGCCTCGTCCATCAGTTGAAGCCGCACGACCCGCAACACCACGAGCGGCCACAGATCAACGTGGCCACCCAGGATGTGCGGTGGTTCTCGTTGTCCCGCGTCGACGGCGTCACCGTCACCACAGCGGACGGCAGCGGGGTCGTCTACCGACAGCGTGACCGCGCCAAGATGATTGAGCTGCTTCGTGAGTCGCTCAAGCGTCAAGCGCTGCTGGTGCGCAAGTTCAACAGGATGCGCATCGTCTACCGTGATGCGCACTCACAGCTGTCTAGTCCGCACACCTGGAAGAGCGCCATCTTCGACGGACTAGTCGAACCAGCCCACTGACAATCGACCGTCAGCAGCTCACTCACCATGCGAGACAAGAACTGAGCCGTCCACATTCTCTACAAATGAGACAACACGGTTGGCCCCAAGCCCCGTGGGTTCGGGATTTTTGAGATGGTCCCGCTTGTGGGCCACTATGAGTATGTGGGGCCGGGGGAGGGATTAAACGCGCGCCCACTGCGCGACAATGCTGACTACCGGCGCTGGTGGCTAGGAAACCTGGCATCGAGCACCGGCGACCAGCTAGTAATGGTGGCATTTCCGCTGATGGTGCTGCTGCTGACGAAGTCAGCATTCCAAGCGGGTTTGGTGGCCAGTCTCTCAGCGCTGCCGTTCATCGTGCTGAGCCTGCCCGTCGGGGAACTGGTCGACCGGGTATCACGCCGCCTGGTGCTGATCACCTCTAGTAGCGTCTCGCTGCTCGCACACGCCTCGATCGCCGCGTCTTATTGGTGCGGTGTACTCACCACCACCCAGCTCTACACGGTCGCGTTCATCAACGGGTGCGCGTTCGTGGTGTTTCTCATCGCCCAGCAGGCCGTGCTACCGGTCATCGTGTCGACATCTGAGCTACCTGCCGCCACAAGCCTGGCCGAAACCGTCGAGCGTCTCGCCGCTATCCTTGGCCCACCGCTGGGGGCGTACCTGTTTTTTTCATCGTCGGCGGCAACACCTTTCGCGATCAACGCTGTGTCCTTCGCGGCAATCACACTGGCTGTCGCGCGAGTTAAAGCCCACCTTGGCCCCTTTCCTGAAGCTCGGTCGCGGGATCATCCGATCGCCCTGGCCGTAGGCGGGAAAACGGTGTTTAGCAATCCGCTGCTGCGCGATCTCACCCTGATCAACGCCCGAATGTATCTAGTGACCAGTCTGCTTCGGATCGAGAACTGCTTGGATGAACGATTCCTTGGCCGCGCTGTAGGCTTCGCGATTGTCGCTATGACGTTTAGCCAGAGCATGTTTGAGTGCGGCGTAGTCCGCAGTGGTGGATGAGTCCGCGCGCAATGCGTCGCGAAACGCAATTTGTTGGTGCCAACGCGGAGTGTCGGCGGTCATGATGTGCAGGTGGGCGGTGCGCCGCTCACCGGCGACCTTGACGAAGAACCGACGCCAGGGGCGTTGGTCGAGGTGTGGGGCAACGAAATGCCAGCCGTCCGGGATGAGAGCCGCCGCAATCGACTCAGCATCGTCTAGATGGCGCACAGCGGCTTGTAGGTCGATGATGGGTTTGGCCGCCAGGCCGGGCACCGCGGTTGAGCCGACGTGCTCGATGTGGGTTGTCAGCCAAGGCGCGAGAAGCCTGTCGAGGGTGTCGCGTAGGCGTTGGCCGTGATACTGCCATTCGGGATCTGCATCGACGAGTGCGATAGTTTCGGAATCCCAACTGGGCCAGGAAGAGTTGGCGTTCGTCTCAGCAGCAACCGCAATCGCCGGGGCGGGCAGGGATACCCGGAAGCGTTCAACGCCAGGGTATTTCTCGCCCAGTGACGTGACGGTGAAGTTGTTCGCCGCGTAGAAGTTGACGGCGTCGTTGTCTGTTTCGGCGACAATCGGTAGGTGTGATCCTTCGGTATGCAGTGCGTTGAGTAGGCGACTAGCCACCCCGGTGCGCCGTCTGTCTGGGGCGGACGCGACGTGTAGCACTGTGATCTCGGTGCCGGTAGTTCTGTAACCGAGTATCCCGGCCGGTTCGTTGTCGACTGTGGCAATGAGGAGTGCGGTGGCTGGGTCTTCGCGGTAGGACCGGATGACCTCTTCGAGGCGGTTGCCGTTCTGGCCGACTGCGTGTGCGAGCAGTTCGGCGACCCCGGGTTCGTCAACGGCGCCTATGCGTATGGCCGTGTGCTCCCGGTTCATCGCGGTATGCCTTCGACAATGCCGGCCACGGTATCGACGACCTCGGCGAGTGGGCGGTCGGTGCTGACCTCATGGGTGGCCGCCTGCCGCAGCAGTGGTTCCACTTCGGAGATGTCGGCCAGAATCTGCGCGCGCTCCTGAGCGGATTTGCCGAACGGGTTGTTCGTCCGTCGATCGATTCGCTCCATCACGACTTCGATCGGGGCGCTCAACAAGACGATGGCATCGAACCGGTCGTAGAAGCGTCCTTGGTTGGCAACCGTGCCCTGGACAAATAGAGGGCTTTCGCGCGGCCGGTCCAATAACTCCTCGATCACAGTCTCGCGCCACAGGGGCTCGCCCTCAATCACCTCGATCCAGCCCACGTCGTCGGTATCGACAGCCGCATAACCCCGACGGGCAAGCTCGGTCAGCACCGTCGACTTACCTACACCAGACATCCCTGTCACCAAGATTGCCGGATGCCGCGTCATGACGAACATTCAACCGCGCTGCTCCTACTCATGCATTAGCGAAGCAGACTTCCGGCGGCGGCGACAGTTTGGTCTATGGAACGATTAGAGCGGCTGTTGCTCAATGGGACTTCGGGTTGGTGTTAGCCGACGGATTGACCGCGGCTCTCTGCGGTCTGTGCGAGGGTACGGTCGTGACAATCTTCGTCATCGATGCACCGGTGGCCATCGACCTCGCCACCAACGGAGCTGTCATCCCATCCGAGCACAGCCTGACGGCTCCCACGCTTCTGCGCTCGCAAGTGCTCGCCCTGGTGTACGAATCGGTGCGTCGTGGTGAGATCGACGAACGAGCCGGCCGCAAAGTTCTCGACAACATCCGTGGGCTGCGCATCCGGCTTCTCGGCGACCGATCGCTGCAGGATCACGCCTGGCGCATCGCTGCAGAGCTGAACTGGCCAGATACCTACCAGGCCGAATTTATTGCACTAACCCAGCTCCAAGCGGACGCGCTAGCCACAGCGGATCAGAAACTCGCCGCCGCAGCGAGCGCTTTCGTCACAACGGTGCCCTCGGTCGACATCCTCCGACCGTAGGGCGACCTCCCCGCTCCTGGCACCTCTGGCGGATTCGCCCACATCCACAACCGCCGTCAGCGTCAACGCACGCAGTCCGCAACCGCAAGCCGAATCGACTGCGGCAGTTCATCGAAGGTCTTTGACCAATACGAGTCCTAGCGGGCCATTGCCTTGGCCGACAACGCGGAACCCCTTGCTTTCGTGGAGGCGTTTGGCGGGTTCCCACCCTGCCCCCTTCAGCCACATAACTCCGTCAGAGAACCGACCCCAACGCCACCGCGGAGGGAGGTCTTGATGATGCCATTCAATTCCGCGACCTTCGCGTTAGAGAACTTAGAGATGTCGGTCTCCTTCCGGCCTGGGAGACGGGGTGGTGGGACGGTTCTGAGTCTCCCGGATTGAGGGTCGGGCTGTTCGGTTGGCTGATCTGCGGGCATGCCGAGAACCTGCCGGGGCAGCACCTGTGTCTGGCCTCAATTCGGCCCCTCGCATCGCCATCCAGGGTGCCGACCTCGAGGCCGCACGGTCAATAGGCGCGGAACGGCTCTCGGACGGTAGTCGTTGCTCGTTGGTTGTGCGATTCATTTTTCGGTCGCCGATTTCGTACTTGGATTCAACCTCGCAGCATCGCGCCACCTATGTCAAGGTTCGAAACTACTTGTTATGCAATAGAACCCAGGCATGTGCGCGCCTCATGCGCACTGCTGTGGGGGGTGCTACTCGCCCGGCGCGAACGGGGTTCAGCAAAGCGCGCGCCCCACGTCCGGAGAGGCCATCGAGAGGATGTCTATCAACTTGTCACAAATTCAGCGGGCGACCTCCGTAAGTGGGGTCGGGGAAGTCCGCCCGCAACGGATCGCGTTGCGACGTAGGCTGTGGCCACGCATTTGGCCAATCAGCCTATGCAACAGGGTAGTTCGGTTCGATGAGAGGCATATCCCGATCCTCACGCGGCGCAGACCACCGGACGGGAACCGTCGGGCGGCGAGGTTGGCCGGTTGTCGCTGTCACATACTGAGACCCCCTGTGATGTTTGTCGCCCCCGAGCGGCGAAACTGGCGGGGCTAGTGCATCGGTGACAACATCGAAATGTGTTGGAAACAAGGCTCGGAAGCCGGCTTGACTGATGCGCCACAACTCCTTTGCCCTGCGCTGCCGGTGGATCCTGCGCGCCCTGGGGCGAAACCCGCTCGTTCGGTCCAGCGACCGGTTCGAAGCGATGGCAGTCTTGATGGTCTTCGCGGTCGCTGTCATGTCGATACCGGTCGCGATGCAAGCAGGCGAGAACGCGTACCACGCCCGGATGAGCCTGATCGATCAGCAACTAAGGACTCGGCATTCCGTGGAGGCCGTAGTCATCTCCACCACAACCTCCACGGCCGCCACTGCTCCGAGCCGCTACCGCCCGCCCGGACCTGTACGGGTCCAGTGGCGTGAAGGGAACGAGGTACGCACAGAGAATGTGCCCGCCCCGGCCACGGTGAGGAAGGGCGACTCAGTGACCGCCTGGCTGGACAGCACCGGCAAGGTCGTCGCGGCTCCCGACACACAGCAAGTAGCTAGATCCGTCGCAGCGGGCCGCATCTGGACGGTGTGGATGGCAACCGTCGCGATGTCAATGCTCATCACCTACGGGTGCCGTAAGGGACTGGACCGACTACGCGCCGGCTCATGGGAACGAGAACTGCAACTACTGTCCCGCAACGACGACGGCTGGGCGAACCGGCACACCTGATAGGTAGACGAGTTGGTCAAGAGGGGAAGGTGAGGCGGCCTCCCGCGACCAGAGTGCGAACTCTGTGAACTGGTTTTCCTGTCGCGCTGGTGATCTAGGTGAGGCCGACGAATACCTTCTTCGTCGGCTCCAGCGTGCGCCACACCGCCTTGATGCCGGCTGGGATCAAGAACGAATCGCCGGGACCGAACTCGAACCGCTCACCACCGCTGACCTCGATGGCAACCCGACCCTGGATGATGACGCACACCTCGTCATAGGGCCAGAAGTCGAATGACACAGCTCCTGGCTGGCCTTCCCACGCTCCGACGATGTTGCCCGTAGTGGTGGGTTCGGCGAGATACTCGGACTCGCTCCAGTCGGAGCTGTGCCATGCGTAGTCACTGAGCGCAGGAATGTTGCGCGAACCCCATTCCGGGCCGATCCTCTGTACGGTAGGTGTAGGGCGCATCAGTGAGCCTCTCTTACGATTACGCGTATTCCACTGGGGGAGAACAAGATCACCACGGGATGGCTGCCCAGGCTGTGGTTCTCCGAGGTCAGAGTGCCCAATTCCGTGAGTGACTTCAGTTGGTGGCCGTCGCTGACCTCCACGACGATTGCAATTAGTGCACCACTATTGGGATCTCGGCTGTCCAAGTCGAGCTGTGGATAACTCAACAGGTCGATGATGCAGGGATAGCCGTCCGCCGCGAACTGCAGCGACGACATGATCTCCGGGCGCGACAGCCCGTTGAGAACCTGCATGTCGGTGGAATCCATCTCCACGTCCAGAACCGATCTCATGCCCAGGGTTGTCGACCAGAACTCGCGTTCAGCTTCGCGGACAGACCGGTCGACGAACCACGATGTCATCACCAGCTCCGAATGGAGCACGCTGTCAGCGTCATCAAAACTTGACGGGTGAAGTCTGCTGGCGGCGTCCATCTGTGGGAGATAGACGGCGAAGGTCCCGGAGGGGTCGACTGCCCTGGCCTCGGTCAACGGTTGCCCGTCCTCGTACCAGGTGAGGGGCGGCGCGGGCACGGTTCCGCGGACTGCTGCGAGTCGAGCGCTGAGCTCGACATCCGAGGTGTAGAAGTCGACTCCCACCCCACCTACCGTGAACTCCGTCAACGGTGAGGCAGTACCCTCGATGATGCGGATCGCACTCGGAATTCCGGACCGTCCGATCATGATCTGCGGTGTGACTTGTCGAGGCAGGCCATACAGCCGTTCCGCACTATCGGGTGACAACTCAGGTAGCCAACGGGGCTGTTGGCCGAAAACGGACAAGTAGGAGGCCGTCGCGTAGATATCCGAGGCGCGAATGACGACTTCGACGGGACCTGCTGTGGCTAGGGGCATTTCATTCCTCTCGAGGTGTGCTGCGGTCATTCGCGAAGTTCGTAGATGATGCCAGCGGGAGATTCGAAGAATTGGCCACGTCCACGGGTCGGCTGTCCCAGTGGCGTTGCTGACACCGACTTGCCGGATGCGAACGACACTGAGTGCAGCCCGCTGCCGTCTGGTCCAGGGCGGAGTAGCCCGCCGCCTTCCAGGAAGAGGATCTCGAGCATCCGCGTCTGGTCCGGGTCAACGAACATCGCTCCGCCGATCCGGCGAGGGGTGTCCAGCTGAAACAGGGCCGCCTGTGAACGTGCGTCGTACCACGTGGTGGTTTCGAACTGTTGCAGACCGAATTCAGATGTCCAGAACTCGATCTCACGGTCGACATCACGGTGCTCGATAAACCAGACTGCGGTGACGACATCACTGTGGAGGCGACCGGGCTCCGTGTCGAGGCAGGTTGCGACTGCCAGTGCCGGCGGTGTCTGGGCCGCGAACACCGTCAGAGCTGAGACGGGGTGGTAAGCCCGCGATTCTATGATCGGGTGTCCACCCGTCCAGTACGGAACCGGGGGGTTGACGACCCAGCCGGCCGAATCCGCCAGCCTGCCAGACAGATCTGCATTGGATGTGTAGATGTCGAGGCCGAAGAAGACTGCCCGTCCCGACCCGTCGGGCAAGGATCCCGGACGGTGAATCTCCAGCTCGACGAACCCCTGGGGACTGATAGCACGACTCACCTCCGCCCCCTGCGACGCCGGCTGGAAGCCGAAGACGGTGAGCGCTTCGACCGTGACTGTCGAATCTGCGCTTTCGATGTTTATGCCATCAAAGATGCTGGCCGTCATCAAGTGCCCTTTCATCGGAGATTGGTGGTGCGTACTTGAGGCTTCGGTTGTGCCAGGTCCCGGCGCAGTAATAGAGGGCCCCGACGAGCAGGCTTGGAATCGCGGCACACAACGCGAAGGTGAGCGGGGCGGTGTTGTCAGCGAGGAATCCGCCGATCAGGGGTGTGAGCGGAAAGCCCGCGAGGTACATCGAGGTGACGAGCGCACTGGCACGACCTGACACGTCGATCGTTGCGGCCCAGCTGATGACGTACACCAACGTGCAGCAATACACGGTGCCCCACACTGACATCGCCGCGATGAAGACTGCCGGGGAGGTCGCGGTGATGAGCGCGAACTTGGCCACCCCACCCAGCAGAACACTCGTGACCAGCGAGGCGCGCCTTCCGAGCAACCTCTGGACCGGTAGGGCCAACACCGTCCCGAGGATGCCGCCGAGCATAGACAGCGAAAGCACTGCGCCGACGTAGTTCTCGGCAACGCCAGCTCGGTCTATGGCAACAGTTGCCGTGATCGCGTAGACCATGTCTTCTGATACGCACCAGAGGAACACGCCCCCGCCGACGAAGAGAGCCAGCGCGAACTGCTCTCTGGTGAGGTGGGCGTCGACGCGAGTCGTCGCATTGGTTCGCTGGACAGCCAGATCCTCACCGGCATCAGGCAGATCTCGCACCAGTGCGCTGGCGCACAACAGGATGAGTGAGAGTACACCGAGCGTAATCGTGAGATCGGAACCCACGAAAGGGAGTACGAGTAGGAGCCCCGCGGCCGCGACTCGATTGACGAAGGTCACCGTCGAGGTCGTCGAGTCCGGATTCGGGGTGGTTGCCAGGGCTGCCGAGCCCGCAGCAATACTCATGCCGATCCCAATGCCGCCGGCGACCATACTCGGCGGAATCATCCAGGTGGCCGGTCCGAACGCCGCGGCCGCGAACGCGACTGCGCCGAGTAGGAGGCCCATGCGCGCCATCCGGTAGCGGCGGGGGCGAGCGACAAACCTGACGCAGACGGCGCTGCTAACGGCTATGGCCACCGTCATGCATGTCACCGTCGCGCCGGCGGCAGTGGTGCTCAGTCCGCGCGACGCAGACAGGTCCAACAGCGTGAGCGGTGTCAAGTCGAGGCCGTGATACGCCATCGAGTACGCCGCCACCAGCGACAACAACACTTTCGCCGGTAAGTCGATGACCATGTGCACTCCTTTGACTCACGAACCAAACGCGGAATGCGACGAAGGTTATGGAGCGGGAGTGATCTTCGTCAATCAGCATGTTGCGCGGGACGCCCATCATTTGGAAATAGATGCTGCAGACACGGCGCTGAACGCAGACAGATGTCCGCAGATCGACGTCATCTGCGAAACTTTTGACCCAGTAGTGGTGAATTTGTGATTTCCTGGGCGGAATGGAAATCGACCCGCTCGGCACCCACATGATCAGGCTCCTGAAGCGAGACGGCCGTGCCTCAATGGCCGAAGTCTCCACCGAACTCGGGGTCCCTCGGGCGCGCGCCCAGAAGGTGTTCAACCGTCTGGTCGCGAGCCGGCAGGTCCGCTTCAGTACCGTCATCGCGCCAAACGTCGACGATCCGTCGGTGCGAGCCCACATCTCGATTTGGGCCGTGGGGAAGGTGCATCCTGTGATTGATGTTCTGCGCATCAACCCGGCGGTACGTTTCCTGTCCACCATCGCCGGACTGCATTCGGTGATCGTGGAGTGCGTTGCGACAAACCATGCGGTGCTCCAGGACCTCCTTTCCGAGATCCGATCGGCTCAGGGGGTCGAA from Mycolicibacterium sp. YH-1 harbors:
- a CDS encoding MFS transporter, which encodes MVPLVGHYEYVGPGEGLNARPLRDNADYRRWWLGNLASSTGDQLVMVAFPLMVLLLTKSAFQAGLVASLSALPFIVLSLPVGELVDRVSRRLVLITSSSVSLLAHASIAASYWCGVLTTTQLYTVAFINGCAFVVFLIAQQAVLPVIVSTSELPAATSLAETVERLAAILGPPLGAYLFFSSSAATPFAINAVSFAAITLAVARVKAHLGPFPEARSRDHPIALAVGGKTVFSNPLLRDLTLINARMYLVTSLLRIENCLDERFLGRAVGFAIVAMTFSQSMFECGVVRSGG
- a CDS encoding shikimate kinase, giving the protein MFVMTRHPAILVTGMSGVGKSTVLTELARRGYAAVDTDDVGWIEVIEGEPLWRETVIEELLDRPRESPLFVQGTVANQGRFYDRFDAIVLLSAPIEVVMERIDRRTNNPFGKSAQERAQILADISEVEPLLRQAATHEVSTDRPLAEVVDTVAGIVEGIPR
- a CDS encoding type II toxin-antitoxin system VapC family toxin, with product MTIFVIDAPVAIDLATNGAVIPSEHSLTAPTLLRSQVLALVYESVRRGEIDERAGRKVLDNIRGLRIRLLGDRSLQDHAWRIAAELNWPDTYQAEFIALTQLQADALATADQKLAAAASAFVTTVPSVDILRP
- a CDS encoding cupin domain-containing protein; translation: MRPTPTVQRIGPEWGSRNIPALSDYAWHSSDWSESEYLAEPTTTGNIVGAWEGQPGAVSFDFWPYDEVCVIIQGRVAIEVSGGERFEFGPGDSFLIPAGIKAVWRTLEPTKKVFVGLT
- a CDS encoding sugar MFS transporter, with the translated sequence MVIDLPAKVLLSLVAAYSMAYHGLDLTPLTLLDLSASRGLSTTAAGATVTCMTVAIAVSSAVCVRFVARPRRYRMARMGLLLGAVAFAAAAFGPATWMIPPSMVAGGIGIGMSIAAGSAALATTPNPDSTTSTVTFVNRVAAAGLLLVLPFVGSDLTITLGVLSLILLCASALVRDLPDAGEDLAVQRTNATTRVDAHLTREQFALALFVGGGVFLWCVSEDMVYAITATVAIDRAGVAENYVGAVLSLSMLGGILGTVLALPVQRLLGRRASLVTSVLLGGVAKFALITATSPAVFIAAMSVWGTVYCCTLVYVISWAATIDVSGRASALVTSMYLAGFPLTPLIGGFLADNTAPLTFALCAAIPSLLVGALYYCAGTWHNRSLKYAPPISDERALDDGQHL